The Glycine soja cultivar W05 chromosome 15, ASM419377v2, whole genome shotgun sequence region ccatgagaaatcaaatttctaatagacttatgtctcactcttaagtgtcttcttttttcattaaaattttgctaGTCACTTTAGATATAACAAtttgactatcacaatgcattggaattggaggtatacacttatttaataatgacaaatcacataatacatttttaagaaattcaatctcactagtagcagtatgtaaagcaataattttgctttcatgtgaaataataatttgtctagTAGATTTTCATGATACTGCACAACTAGTTAAAGCAAAGACATAACCacttgtcatttttatttcatcaaaatcaGAACTTCAAATTTGTATCACTAAATCCCTCAATTATTTTCCAATCTACCAACTGCATGTGCAATATCAACAGGCCTAGAGAAGTTTGTCAAATGCAACAAAGAACCGATActttgagaatatttatgtgaagaaattcttttactcaaatttttctttaacttgatggatgagtcataaggagtagaaacatgtttcacatcaaaataattaaacttctttaatatatagtttttcaacataataagattgggtaaaaaatcataatcattTTTCTCTATAAGCTTAGTACCCAAAATCACATCTACACAACCaaggtctttcatatcaaaatttttagacaagaaaaacttcacatcatttatgaaatgcatattactattaaatatcaatatgtcatccagatacaaacataaaatgacacatccattatcatcaaattgtttcacatacacacatttatcactaacattaatttgaaaatcatacaaaagaataacttaatcaaacttttgtgtcaatgctttggagcttgtttcaaatcatacaaagatttaacaatttattttttaaggaaaaagattTTCAAAGAAAGTAACATCTCTAGATTGCATAATAGTAACATTAGAAATTTCAGTCACTTCTGAATTAACAACTAAGAATCTATAAGTAATATTATGTAAACAATatccaacaaaatacaattaatatttttttcaaattttccttttcttattaataaggATATTAACATTTACTAAACACCcccacactttaagatattttagatttggttctctttttctccatagctcataaacaaaatataaaacttcaccaaagtgtttattttattgtttttgtgtgTTATATTTTCACAGGCTTATCTTTTATCAAtgagttatatataaagaaacaaTCAGTCAACATGTAACAACAAAATACTtgcagtaataataataatgttaaacaatagaaattaaaaaaccaaacaacaaacGTTCTGATTTTAAATACTTGTGTTCACAGGATCATTTGACTAAGTAAAAGATAACTTCCTAAGGCATGAATGAAAGTAGTGAgatgcttttagttttttttttcacacaaactaattttgaaagcattttatctttaaaaccatcattaataaataaaatatattttaataataaatttcaaattataagaaaatatttttcaacattctcacactaatttaaaaatttaaagaaataaaataatataaaaaagcatTTTTAATGCAGCATAAAGACTCAATGTATctattatacatattttgataaaataggaTGCTACCGCAAAAAGGAatatgcaagaagaaagtataaagacttttctctctaagactgttagaaaataaaataaaaaatgaaagaaaataaataggaaGAAGATGCAtagtcttgaattaaataacaaaaataatagtagcaaaataaatttaattaacagtacatgaataatgcattataacataccataagcacaagaaaaaaataaattaggggaAGAAAGATATAACCTGGGTTGAAGCGCATAAACGCtattcttagagagaaaacacCCCCCTGCACTGAtaggaaaatttgattgcgCTCATCTCCCAAGATACAacaacccgttggttccgatcgtgtgcagcgaaaggatccccgaacCTCATGAACAATCATGCTCTTATTCTCAAGAAATAAGGttttataagagaagaaataaaatgtTAGGGAGAAAAGGATGAGATTGTAGCTGGGTTCGTATTCTCTTTctagagaggaagaaagatatatataaacatttatgCAAACTTAGAGGTATCAAAACAACCTTAACAAATTGTTgactcattaaaataaaattttaagaaaatctaaaataaatattttattttataaaatagaattaatatatatttataaattttaaattaaaacacaaatatttaacaACATGAACTtgcataaatttttaaaaattaaaaataaaacatgatgGACCTTAACAGAATTAGAAACTCCAGCGTTTCTCCATACTCGTGCCGCCTCCCATGCTGCAGTTGCATCATCACCTCCCAATATGCTTTGTGCTTACGGCCTCACATATTCTTGTTATCAGACTCGCAGTgcaatgaaatattaaaaagagatgtaaacattaaaaattgtGTAAAAAGGATGCATTCATATGTTCCATTCTTCTTGAAAGTGAACTTTAAATGTGTTGTGTTCCATTTCAATCACAATTTGTCAGAAAACTTTGTCACTGCACTATTTTCAGTTCTGATTGAGGACATTTAACTCCACTCCAATCtatgaatttctttttaatttgtatgaAGATTAGGTGGGTGAGCACACATTTGAGAGGTGAGAGCAAAGTTGCCTCTCATTTAAGGTATGGTATACGGTAACGCTGAAGAGAATCAAGCGAAGTAGGGAGTTGCAGTTGTAGGTCTTGAAGTGAATTGCAATGGGTATTCTATTGTTATTGAAACACACAAGAAAAAGGGGCTTCTCACTTTTGGAATTGAAACTCGAAAGACAAGGGGGTACGTTGCCAGATCATTCATGCCATTTATACGAAAATTGTTTAGTAACATTAAGTATTTCTCTTAACAAATAGAAGCATCGTTGGGGGAGATAAATACTAGTAACATTGTCTTAATCATCTGAGGTAGTCATATATCAAACGGTAAGCATGTGGTACCACTCATTTTGTATGAATTCTGTAGGTCTCTGTTAAAAATCAAGATTTTCGGAAGGGGCTGGAGTGAAGATTTATAGCTTTTTCACGAATATGAATTACTGGCTCTATATGAACATATTCTCTGGCTTGATGAGTGATCATCTCGGGTGTGTTTATCAATGTAGCAGTCTTCAATATGATTTCTCTCTTTTGTGGCATTTTTATTGATTCATGACGCAGTGAAAACTTCCATCTACTATTCCAATTGAAACAACTTGAAGCAACTTtgcattgaattaaaatatttatatgtccTTCCTACTTATACAATGCTTTGCCAATACAATTCTTACGGACGACAAAGTAAAGCAGTCAGTTGAAACAAagcttcaaattaattaaagctTAAATGCAATTCTCatcttattttttgaaatatgcaattttttattttaaaataaacacatttaatttttttttaaattcataactTCAATCTCTTATTTTGAAACAGAAACATTTAATTATTCACTCTTATAAAAAGACATTTTGATCTTTTTGTTAAACTGAAaacattaacatttttttattataacaaaGACTAAACACATAATTTCGAATCAGATCActaaatttatttaagtcatattAGATTAATTTCTCAACAATCAacattttttgaatttgatggaatgataaaaatgataaatttttacaaaactgaagaattaaatatctttattttaaaataaagagactaaaattataaatttttaaaaaacatgaaaaaaaatatctttattttaaaataaaaagatcaaaattataaattttaataaataagctaactaaaattacatttaagtcATTAATTAAGACAAGGCGTGGATTGGAGTTCATTGCAGCGTAAAAGTATTTGTTTTGCCCACCAAAACAAATCTGCTTCAAAAGAAAACTTTGCGTCTGAACACTCTTGCTGCATTCttgattattttctttgttttcttattattttatattttcggtTTTGCGCTAGTCTTGATTTTCACAAGAGACATTGATAACCACAGGAGACTAAGGAGCGTGAAAATCTGCAAGTTGTTCAAACTGTGGAAAGTTCCGAACAAAAAATGTACCCAtcatttttttctgaaaaaattgTAGGCATACTCCTGTAACTCTTAGATCAGATGATTCATATACTTGCATTTTGTGAGGGTAAACGTAGTTTATAAACGTGTATGACAGAAGCTGTGCCTTCCAAAATAGCTTACCCACAATAAGATTGATATGGCATCTGCATCTATACTGTGTAagaagataaatttattgataaataaatttattgataaatgattTTACGGTTTCTAAATAGATCTACCAGGCTCCagagtaattttaaaacaaatggaAGGCCAACAGCAGCTCAAAAATTCCCAGGGTTGTGAAAACTAACTCCAAAATCATTGGAACACCACAACAATGATGCTACCAATAAAGGCTCCCCTGTGAGTCTCAACTGTTTTCAGGAGATTCATTTAGTTACAAGTCAGCTTTCATTTATAGTCACACAATTGTTTGAGTAAGAACTCAGTTTCAAATAGAATTAAGAATGAATATGGTCATGAGCAGCATAGGTCTACTCAATGCTCTCATATTCTGCCCACAAAAAATTTCCAGGTTCCAGTTCATTTCTGCAAGATGTTTTCTTTCTGAATGTGGATGTAGATGAGGTTAAGGTAatggaaaaatataaacatgCATCCCATTTTTGAGGGTATgggtggagagagagagagaaaatgatagATGATGTGATGGAAAGTGAAGTgagagatagaaaaaaaatggagtgGAAGTGGAACGGAAGAGAAAGTGAATGTGTGAATATAAGAACCCTAAGGTAATTTATGTGTATAACCTATGGTGGAGAGGGTCTTCTTTTTTGGTTTGCTGTTTTATATACCACCACATCTTCGAGAttctcaaattaatttatttatatgtttgtGCCTCTAACTAATTTGCAAAACATGCAATGCTATAATGTCCATAGGTAAAggattcaaaaaatatttcctaattatttatttcaagatTCAAAACCAAACTGAGGTCATGTGGGCTGTGTTTATATCAACAAGCATAGTATCACCAGAGCTAATTTCTAATCTATTTGAATGGTTTAAAAGGACAAATTCTATGCATGATCGCAGAGTATCACTTGGATTTATAATTCACTCAAGTCTTAACCACCTTTTGCTCTACATTTTTTGTTCTATCTATGAAGTTGCCCCCAAGTTGGAAACTAAACCCATGCCTGCCTATCAAGTGGATAAAACTGTTTAATTTTGGAGAGAAACAGAAGGCTGGATAATCTCATAGCCAgaagaaaagtaagaaaaatattaaagttgcAACCTGAGAAGGgctcattaataaaaaaataaaacaatttcagCAGCTACGAGTGCTTACTTAAAGAAACAATCCTTTACTAAATGCCTGGTTCTGCCCCATCTCTTATGGCAAGAAGCCTACATGACATCCTCTATCATTCTGAAATGCAGTCTCAAGCACCCATGCGGAGAGGAAAATACTGAAACGCATTTTTCTTTATGCAGACAAGCGTTTAATGGATTTTCTGCACAGCCTGTAACTCACGAAGGATGCAAAGCAAACTCCAATTCATTGTTCCAAAACATAAGAGAAAAAGACAAATATAAGCATTCTATTAATGTAGTAATAAGCATTCACACGATGACACTAACACGAAGCGAAGGCCATAACACCCCTCAAAGGGGGAGTCCACATAACAAGTGCCAACCGAACTCGGTTAAATATACACAAACATATAGTATATAATATTCCACTGCATCAGCAATGAGAATCGAGAAACGATGATAGTATTATTACAGAGTAATTAACCTCTAGCCTTGAGTTCGGCCAGGCGGCGAGACAAGTCGTCCTCGTCGACCTTGTCGGCCTCCTTGGCAGGGACGGCGTGAGCGGCGGGCTGCGGGAGGCCGACGGAGACCTCGAGGCCGTAGTCGTCGGCAACCTGCTGCATGAGGCTGTTGACCTCTCCTTCGGGAGTGGAGAGGGAGGTGGATCCGGCCATGGCGCTCTCCATGAACTCGGCCTGGACCTCCATGTTCACGAACTGCTTCTCGAACGAGTCCATGGTCTCCGACATCTTCTGGAGGTTCCCCGTGGCCAGCGATGACTCCAGCGATTTCACGATGTTGCCCATCGACTTGCTGATCGTCGTCATCTTCGCCTGCGTGTCGAGGCGGGCGACCACGGCGTCGAGGCGCGAGGCCAGGCGGAGGTAGTTCATCTGCTCCGTGCGCTTACGGATCGCGTTCTCCGCGTAGATTCGAGCGCCGTCCATGTTGCCTTTCTCGATCGCCTTCTTCACCTTCAGCTTCTCCGATTTCTCCTCCTTCTCGCACTTACGCGATTGACGCTGCAGCGATTTCGAAGTGAATTTCAATTCCATGATCTGGTTCATCAGCTTCTCCGTGTTCCCCATCCTTACCGCTTTGCTTTGCTTAGGGTTTTTCTATTCCCAAAATTCAGAAATACAGATATAGAGACAGAGAGAGATAGGGAAATTGGATTGGAATTTCGAATTTTGAGTTGTGTCCtcctttgtaatttttattgattgattggGTTGGGCTGCTTCCATGAACCATCCTTACCACTTTCTCTCTCCGCTCTCCCAGTTCTCACACGGCCCAAACTCTGTGACTGATAAATCTAAACTTAATTACAATCTCAATCattgattttctaattaatagttattaattattgcttttttatcatttaaagtaCAATTTCCTCTGTATGATATTTTGAGGagccaaataattattttaatgttattttaaagatatttactaatataatatttttttggaggTATTGTCATGCATTAGAAGTATTCCTCTGTAGGTTGACTACATAATACATATTTtgctataattttaaaatcataatttgagGGAGGAAGAAtcgttttccaaaaaaataaaaatatctcatttaattttttaaaaaataattcattataaattataaaattaatccttataaagtaaaatatcatttaatacatataaatttaaaatattgacaTATACTATCTCCGGACCAAAACTATTAATGTTCTagcttatattctttttttttgttcaactaAATTTAAgtctcattaattattattattttcacataCACTTATTAAACATAATGTATTTCACAACTGCTTCCAGTGAGTATGTAGTTtgtcaataataatattttttaaactgtaCACGTTAGCCTTAAAAGCTTAGGTCAAAAAGTAATATGATAAAGCAATATCTCTATATCGAACTTGTAAAACATAAATCATTTCTAAACAATATTTAACCAGTCAAGTTAGAATAGTTCACAAATAAGTCAAGTCATAACTCATTTACCGCCGTAACAACTCATGACTGTACACAGCATTCATCTGATCATGCTCTAATTGCCCCGTGCATTGGGTGAGTCAGTTAAAGTTGTTCCCAAAACTATAGTTACAATTGTtccaaattgtttttaaaattattagagaGCCTGGGCTTGTTCGACCCTTTTCTGTTCAAGGGATAAAATTTGTGTCTAGTTATGGCGATTCCACCTTCCTTGTCAGATGATATACGATAATATGAACATCCATCCTTCTTACTTAAATcatctcttgaaaaaaaaaaaaaccaacccAGTTGAAAGCTATAACATAGTTCCAGTTGTTGTCTATTGAAAACTCACAATAATTGCCTCTCCAAACAAAACTCgaaaatctaaattttggttCTGGAACACAAACTACAAAAGGGGGAAAAGGATGGTAGTAATGTAGAATGCAATTTAACTTTCTAATTTCACTTCCTGCTAGGGACCTTCACAGCCTGTCTGTTCCTCTTCTTCACACCAGACTTAGCAACTCTGAGGCTCCTATTGACAGCGCTCAACCTTGCCAGAGCTGCCTTTTTGAGATCAGGCCTGTAGTAGTTATCTGCTACCTGCAAAGGCAGTAAAATTAGCAGCGTAGATTTAAAGAATTAATAGGCAGTGCAAGATTACGCAGCAAGCATTCAAAGAGCAGAGAAAGAAACcgtaacaagttaaaaaaattataaaataaaataaaaataaccactatcgttaaaaataattttaaaattgcatAGGCA contains the following coding sequences:
- the LOC114388417 gene encoding ESCRT-related protein CHMP1B, which encodes MGNTEKLMNQIMELKFTSKSLQRQSRKCEKEEKSEKLKVKKAIEKGNMDGARIYAENAIRKRTEQMNYLRLASRLDAVVARLDTQAKMTTISKSMGNIVKSLESSLATGNLQKMSETMDSFEKQFVNMEVQAEFMESAMAGSTSLSTPEGEVNSLMQQVADDYGLEVSVGLPQPAAHAVPAKEADKVDEDDLSRRLAELKARG